AGGGACACTTCCCCTATTTTACTATTTTAGATTTTCAAAATAGGGGAAGTGTCCCTAGATTTATGTGCGGCCCTGTATCTCTCCCTTTCTTCTTCTGTCCAGACCTTTTCATCAGGTCCCCTCTTCCCTGCCCTTCTTTCCATAGTAAATTTTGAAACCATTTCCTTTAATTCAAATGCAATGTCTGACAAATCACGGACATCACCCATTCTCTGGTTTGCCCCTGCAGAAGTCTCTTTTGCTACGCCTGCCACTGCCTCTATATCACCGCTGATTTGGTCTGCCGCTGTTGACTGCTCCTCTGCTGCTGTTGCGATTTGCTGTATCATACCTGTAACCTTATTAACACTATCTACTATCTGTTCCAATGCCTCCCCTGCCTCTTTTGCAACTACTACCTCATTCTCTACTTTCTTTGTTCCTACATCCATTACACTAACTGCCTTTATAGTATCATCCTGTATGGTCTGTATCATCTCACCTATCTCTTTTGTCGCCTTTGTTGTCCTCTCTGCCAACTTCCTCACCTCATCCGCTACTACTGCAAAACCCCTCCCCTGTTCCCCTGCACGAGCCGCCTCTATCGCTGCATTTAATGCCAATAGATTTGTCTGGTCTGCTATGTCATCTATGACCTTTATAATCTTGCCGATTTCATTAGAACGAGAGCCTAACTCAGATATTACCTCTGCTGACTGCCGGACGCTCTGTGCTATGTCACTCATCCCTTCCACTGTCCTCTGGACCATTTCCCCGCCTTTTCTGGCTGCCTTGTCTGCCCCCTTTGCCGCCTCTGATGCCCCTGATGCATTCTTTGCAATTTCTATAACTGTTGCGCTCATCTCTGTAGATGCTGTTGCTACCTGTGCAGCCCTTTGGGTCTGGTCTTCTGTGTCTTGGACAATCTTGCCGAATGACTCTTGAAAATGCCATGCAGTAGATGTTACCCGCTCTACCCCAATGCTGATTTCCTTTGCAATATCATGCATCTTTTTAACCATCGCATTGAATGTATTAGTCATCTGCCCCATCTCATCCTGTGTATTTACCTCTGCTGTAACCCTAAGGTCCCCTGTTTGTTCCACCTCAGTCATAGTATGCATCAGATTATCCACAGGCTCTATTACCTTGTATTTAATTACCATAACAATTGCAATGCATCCGATAATCATCGCTGTAAAGAATATTAAAACTATATATAAATATAACCTAAAACTATCCTTTGCCTCTTTAACCTGTTTTTCAACCATCTTGCCTGCAGAGGTTGATACATCAAGGATTGTGTTTATAGCCTCTGTAGATTTATCAATCCACTGGCTTGCTGAAATAGGATAATTGCCAAGGTATGCCGCCTCATATACAGATTTTCTTGTCCCTTGAAATTTACCCAAAAACACCTCTTCCATTTTATCTATAGATTGTCTGATGGCTGCATCTGTTTTGGGGTTATTCTTTAGCAGTAACATTGCCTTTATATTAAGGTCAACAACTGCCCTGAACGAGTTGAGTTTAGATAACTGCTCCTCAACTATAGGCGAGCCTTTTGTAATCATTCCGCCTATGGTTGCCCTTTCCCTGCCTGCATATTCGCTTGCCAGCCATACCGCATGTTTAAGTTTCATGTTCAGACTAACGCCGCTGCTGAATGTATATGTATAACTAGGTGATATAACTGCCTCCTGCCTTAAATCAGCATTTGCATCAATAAAGTTTGTTATGAACTTAAACCATTCCTGCGGGGCAAAATCCTTTTTGTCTTTGCCAAGGCTTGCATCTGCCTTTGCCCTTGCCTCTTCCAAAGCCTTCCGTGCTTCATCTGTCTTCTTCAATGCCTCTTTAAAACCTGTATGCCCTGGGTCAAATGCAGCAAGGTTTTCTGCAACTGCCCGCCCCTTTTTAAATTCATCATCACCTTTTGCCCTCAGGTCTTTTATCTTCTGGCTCATACTGCTTTCAGCAGGCTTGTCGCTTGATAATGCAGTGTTTGTAACCCCTCGTTCTATTGCCTCCCAACCTGCTGCTGTGATGATATGGTCAGTGAGTTCATTTGCCATTACCAGTCTATCTGCCTCTTTAGACCAGTTATACACAAGCAAAAACAAGATGCCGCATAGAAGGATTATCAGAATGCCTGCTCCTGCTATCGCTGTATACAGAACTAGTTTAATACTAAAGTTCCTGAAGAGATTTTGTATAAGGGCTTTCATATTTGCCTCCTGATAAATTTTAATTTTAAAAAATGTTGCGGCTACCTTCAGGCCCCCGGCAGACTTTTCATACCCTTTCCCGCTATTCCCGCATTTCCCGCGTCTATCTTAAACCTTGATACAATCGTCTGCAGTTTAGAGGCAATGCCTGCCAAATCCGATGAGGCAGAAACTATCTGATTCGCTCCTTCTGATGTCTGCCTCGCTACACCTGCCACTGCCTCTATATCACCGCTGCTTTGGTCTGCTGCTGTTGACTGCTCCTCTGCTGCTGTAGCGATTTGCTGTATCATCCCTGATACCTTATCTACACTACCAACTATATGCCCTAATGCCTCTCCTGCCTCTTTCGCAAGTCTAACCTCTCTCTCCACTTCTTTTGTCCCTGCTTCCATTGCTCCAACCGCCTTTCTGGTCTCATTCTGTATCGCCTGTATCATATCCCCAATTTCTTTTGTCGCCTTTGTTGTCCTCTCTGCTAACTTCCGGACTTCATCTGCCACCACTGCAAAACCCCTCCCCTGTTCCCCTGCCCTCGCTGCCTCTATTGCTGCATTTAATGCCAATAGGTTTGTCTGGTCTGCTATGTCGTCTATTATACCTTTATGATTTTGCCGATTTCACGCGACCTCTCCCCTAGTGTGGCAATTACACCCGCTGAATCCTTTACGCTCTTTGCTATGTCATTCATCCCTTCTACTGTCTTCTGGACTATATCTCCGCCATTGCGCGCTAAATTATTGGCCTCTTTTGCCGCTTCTGCCGCGCCAGATGCATTCTTCGCTACCTCTATTATTGTAGCGCTCATCTCCTCTGATGCTGTGGCTACCGTAGATGCCCTCTGGGTCTGCTCGTCTGTCCCCTTCGCTATCTGGGTGGATGAGGCAGATAACTGCTCAGAGGCAGAGGCAAGATGAGTTACACCGTTCACCACATGTTGCATTATCTCGTTTAATGTCCCCTTCATCTTGTTCAAAGAGGCGGCAAGCAGCTCCATCTCATCCCCTGATTGTATATTCAAATCCTTGCATGTCAAATCTCCTTGCGCAATCTTATCCGCCATTTTAACAACATCGGCAACAGGGTTTTCTATCTTTTTTGCTATGAAAAATGCCACTAGAATTCCAATCGCAACAGCCGCTAAAACAATAAACAATGTCCACTCCCTAGCCCTCTTTGTTGATTGATTGACATCGTTCCAAGACTTTGTAAAATGTTTTTTAGCCATCTGTGTCCGTCTGTCCAATTCCTTATTTATCTTTTTGGCAGCAGAATCAAACTCAGGCATAAGTTTATTCCCCGCCTCTCTGCCTTCCTTTATATAGATATTTGTCATTTTC
This genomic interval from Deltaproteobacteria bacterium contains the following:
- a CDS encoding methyl-accepting chemotaxis protein, which translates into the protein MKALIQNLFRNFSIKLVLYTAIAGAGILIILLCGILFLLVYNWSKEADRLVMANELTDHIITAAGWEAIERGVTNTALSSDKPAESSMSQKIKDLRAKGDDEFKKGRAVAENLAAFDPGHTGFKEALKKTDEARKALEEARAKADASLGKDKKDFAPQEWFKFITNFIDANADLRQEAVISPSYTYTFSSGVSLNMKLKHAVWLASEYAGRERATIGGMITKGSPIVEEQLSKLNSFRAVVDLNIKAMLLLKNNPKTDAAIRQSIDKMEEVFLGKFQGTRKSVYEAAYLGNYPISASQWIDKSTEAINTILDVSTSAGKMVEKQVKEAKDSFRLYLYIVLIFFTAMIIGCIAIVMVIKYKVIEPVDNLMHTMTEVEQTGDLRVTAEVNTQDEMGQMTNTFNAMVKKMHDIAKEISIGVERVTSTAWHFQESFGKIVQDTEDQTQRAAQVATASTEMSATVIEIAKNASGASEAAKGADKAARKGGEMVQRTVEGMSDIAQSVRQSAEVISELGSRSNEIGKIIKVIDDIADQTNLLALNAAIEAARAGEQGRGFAVVADEVRKLAERTTKATKEIGEMIQTIQDDTIKAVSVMDVGTKKVENEVVVAKEAGEALEQIVDSVNKVTGMIQQIATAAEEQSTAADQISGDIEAVAGVAKETSAGANQRMGDVRDLSDIAFELKEMVSKFTMERRAGKRGPDEKVWTEEERERYRAAHKSRDTSPILKI
- a CDS encoding HAMP domain-containing protein, giving the protein MKLFNWRIRNKLLVGFSLVLFLMAAIGGYTFIYSKGIEQQTGFMSQTASMNLDIVEKLKVATIQVQQFLTDASATGTTDGINEAKEWAEKFRGYVNEMHTKCTLCHSKVFKDSPKDMPDVEAKIIEMSANFETYYEIGKKMTNIYIKEGREAGNKLMPEFDSAAKKINKELDRRTQMAKKHFTKSWNDVNQSTKRAREWTLFIVLAAVAIGILVAFFIAKKIENPVADVVKMADKIAQGDLTCKDLNIQSGDEMELLAASLNKMKGTLNEIMQHVVNGVTHLASASEQLSASSTQIAKGTDEQTQRASTVATASEEMSATIIEVAKNASGAAEAAKEANNLARNGGDIVQKTVEGMNDIAKSVKDSAGVIATLGERSREIGKIIKV